The nucleotide sequence GAACGATTGCCATTTCAAGAATTGTCATCGTCTTGTTTGCTTCGCTTGCGGTACTGCTTTCCTACTTGGCGCCAAGCGGGCTCGTTTATTTCAGTGGACAATTATGGGGAGGAATTGCGTCAACAATGGTATTTCCGCTTCTTGGTGGATTATTTGGCCGAGGAGTTTCGAAGCAAGGGGCGTCATGGTCGATGATAGCTGGAGCGCTCACATATGTGATTAGTCTAGCTGTCATTCCAGCACCTGCTCAAGAAGTGTTCCATCCAGTGTTACCAGGCTTATTTGTTTCAGGCTTCATCTATTTCCTCCATTTCTTTAAAAAGGGGGCGCACGCATGAAGTCAATTGAACATAAAATTTTAATTCCCTTTTTGTTAATCGTGCTCCTCCCAAGTTTGGCGGTTGGCATTACGGCAATGTGGAGCGGCTATCATGCTGAAAAGCAGCAACAGCTTCAGACGATTGAAGAAACGGTCGATTCTTCTGTTGCATATTTGAATATTTTATCAGAACAGCGGGACAGCGGTGCTTTAAGCAATACACAAGCAGAATATTTAGCAGAACAATATCTTGCCCAGCAGGAAGACCTGTATGTTCGAAAAAACAATGGGGTGTTGTTTCAAGATGGCGAGCGGGCCCAGTTGGATGATGGGATGACGAAACAAACCTTCTATAATGAACGAGGCGTGTTTCAAAGTGAAGTAGAAGGGTGGAACTGGACGATTTATTACCCCTATCACTTCTCGTTCTTTTCAGAATTAATGGTTGAAATTCAAAAGTATACGCTGCTGATTCTTATTATTTCAGGGTTGATGGCGATTGAGCTGACCATTATTTTATCGCATCATCTATCAAAGCCGCTTAAGAAGATCGCAGCCTTTTGTAACCAAATCTTAAATGATGAAACGCCAGATAAAACATTGCTTCGTATGAAGCGGCGTGATGAAGTCGGACTGCTCGCTACTTCGCTTGAGAATATGGTTGATTCCTTGCATGAAAAGCATAAGCAGCTCAGTGAAATGAAGAAGCGTAATGAAACGATTATTGAAAGCACTCATCTCGGTATGGCTGTGATGAATCCCGATGGAACGACAGCTATTCAAAATGAATCGCTTAAATCGCTGCTTACTCATTTTCCAGCTTTGGCAGACAAGCTCGCTCACCAGCATACGGATGGAACGAAAGAGACGTTATGGGTAATCGAAGCGGACGGGAACAGCCATTATTTTTCTGTTCACCGGAATGTTCTGCCGATTGGAGAAGAGGTTGAACAGCGCTTAATTACAATCGAAGATATTACGAAACGAAAGCAGATTGAACAGCGGATGGAGCGAATTGAGCGGTTGAACGCGCTCGGCAAGATGGCAGCAGGGCTTGCACATGAGATCCGCAATCCGCTTGCTGGTGTGAAAACAACGATCCAATTATTATTGCGGCGTCTCTCGCTTGAAGGTGAAAATAAGCAATTAACAAGCAATCTTCTGCGTGAAATTGAGCGGGTTGAACGGATTATTAAGCAGCTCCTTAATTTAGCCCGTCCCGTACAAGCAGTTGCGCAGGATGTTTCGTTAAAGGATGTCATTGAATCAAGTGTGCAGTTAACGAAATCGATGGCCCGCAAAGCAAATATAGAGGTAACGCTCGCTTTAGAAGAAGGAGCGATTGTCACAGCAGATGTTGACCATTTACGCCAAGTCTTTCTAAACTTAACGATCAATGCGTTTGAAGCGATGCCGGATGGCGGTGTGCTTCATATTCATTCCTACGCAGAACATGATAAAATTGTTGTCGAGGTAACAGACACCGGAAAAGGAATGGACCAACAGACGATTGAGCAAATTTTTGATCCGTTTTTTACAACACGGGCTGAGGGCACAGGGCTTGGGTTAGCGATTGTGCATCAGCTGATTGTTCAAA is from Bacillus tianshenii and encodes:
- a CDS encoding ATP-binding protein yields the protein MKSIEHKILIPFLLIVLLPSLAVGITAMWSGYHAEKQQQLQTIEETVDSSVAYLNILSEQRDSGALSNTQAEYLAEQYLAQQEDLYVRKNNGVLFQDGERAQLDDGMTKQTFYNERGVFQSEVEGWNWTIYYPYHFSFFSELMVEIQKYTLLILIISGLMAIELTIILSHHLSKPLKKIAAFCNQILNDETPDKTLLRMKRRDEVGLLATSLENMVDSLHEKHKQLSEMKKRNETIIESTHLGMAVMNPDGTTAIQNESLKSLLTHFPALADKLAHQHTDGTKETLWVIEADGNSHYFSVHRNVLPIGEEVEQRLITIEDITKRKQIEQRMERIERLNALGKMAAGLAHEIRNPLAGVKTTIQLLLRRLSLEGENKQLTSNLLREIERVERIIKQLLNLARPVQAVAQDVSLKDVIESSVQLTKSMARKANIEVTLALEEGAIVTADVDHLRQVFLNLTINAFEAMPDGGVLHIHSYAEHDKIVVEVTDTGKGMDQQTIEQIFDPFFTTRAEGTGLGLAIVHQLIVQNYGEIDVASKPGAGTTFRLTFPRKDEQV